Below is a window of Myxococcaceae bacterium JPH2 DNA.
AAGCCCACGCGCTCCCCGGGACGGATGTCGAAGGAAATGCCATCCACGGCCTTGACCGTGGAGTAGCTGCGGTGGACGAGCGAACGAAGGGCCGCTTTCAGGCCGGGCGGGCGCTTGTGGACCTTGTAGTGCTTGCGCAGGCCGCGAACGGAGATCATGTGCGGCGGTGTTTAACGCGGTCGGCTCCCGGGAGCGACCCTCTCTTTAGAAGGCACGGTAGATGAGCAACGCGTACAGCAAGGACCTGGAGCGATGGATGCCCCGGCTCATCGCCGTGTGGCGGGCCTCGCGCGGCCGGACCGAGGGCCCCGAGGGGCGCCTCACGCCGCAGGAAGTCAAAGAGGTCGCCGCGGGCGTGAAGCAGCTGTCGCTGGGGCTGACGCGTGAGCGCCAGCTCGCGGGCGCGCGCTACATGGATGACCCGCGCCTCTTGGGCGCCTACCTCCTCTTCTACTGGCCGGTGTCCTACGCGCAGGCGCGGCAGGTGCTGGGCGAGCTGCCTTCGCGCCCGCGCCACGTGCTGGACCTGGGCAGCGGTCCGGGCCCGGTGGCCTTCGCGGCGATGGACGCGGGCGGCGGCGAGGTGACCGCGGCGGACCGCAGCAAGGCGGCCCTCACCCTGGCGCGCGCGCTGGCCACCGAGGCCGGCGAGGCCCTGGCCACGCGCGAGTGGGACCCGATGAAGAAGGGCACCGAGCTGCCCGAGGGCCAGTACGACCTCATCACCCTGGGCCACGTGGTGAACGAGCTGTACGGCGCCACCGATGAGGCCCTCAAGCCGCGCGCGGCGCTCCTGGAGGCGGTGCTCGGCAAGGTGAAGCGCGGCGGCAGCGTGCTGGTGCTGGAGCCCGCGCTGCGCGAGACGAGCCGCAACCTGCTCAAGGTGCGCGACCTGCTGGTGGAGCGCGGCTACGCGGTGCGCGCGCCGTGCATGTACCGAGGCGCCTGCCCCGCGTTGGTGAAGGAGACCGACTGGTGCCATGCCGAGCGCGCGTGGCCCATGCCTCGCGTCGTGGAGGAGCTGGCCAAGGCCGCGGGCCTCCACAAGGAGGCGCTGAAGATGAGCTACCTGGTGCTGGCACCCAAGGGCGAGAGCTGGCCGGAGCCGCCGCCGGGTCGCCTCTTCCGCATCGTCTCCGAGTCGCTCGAGGGCAAGGGGCGCCAGCGCTACATCGGCTGCGGTCCGGAGGGACGCGTGGGCCTGGCGATGCAGGACAAGCACCGCACCGAGCAGAACGAGCGCTTCTTCCACCTGCAGCGCGGCGACGTCATCGCCGTCACGCAGACGGAGGCGAAGGGCGACGGCATCGCGATGGGCGAGGGCTCGGAGGTCCGCATGGTGGCCCAAGCGGGGCGCGGCGTGCCGCCTCCGCCCCGAGAGCCTGAGCCGGCCGCGACACCGCCGAAGGCCTGACGCGAGGCGCGGCGACTTCCGCGGCTACTTCACGGCGGCGAGGCCCGCGCCGGTGAGGACGCCGCGCATGAAGCGGAACGCCATCACCGAATCTCGGAGCCCTGTCACCGCGCCCTGGGCGAGCACCGAGGCCTGGAGGCGCGCCATCTGGAGCCGCCGCGGGGCACGGGGCGGAGCCGGCGGCCTGGGGGGATTGACGAGCGAGGCGATGTTCATGGGAACGCTCCTTGGGTTTGGAGTGCGCGAGCAGTGTCCCTGGCTCGCGCAAAGGCCTCGTTGCGCGCGGGTCAATTCACCGTCACATCCGCGGGGGTCCTCGGTGCGGGCGGGTTGGAAGCGTGGCCTGGTGGACAGGCCGCTCGGCCGGCGGGGCACTGGCCGGGTTGAGGGGCGCTCCTCGGAAATTTTCCGTCACCGGCCGGGTTGGGGACGCTCTGCTAGGGTGGCGTCGACCCTGCTGCCACGGAAGGAATGACGTGTCCTCCCCGACCCCGCCGCGCACCCTGTATCCGCCTATCGAGCCCTATCGCACTGGTCGCCTGCCCGTCACGGACGGGCACGAGCTGTACTTCGAGGAGTGCGGCAACCCCCAGGGCAAGCCCGCCATCTTCGTTCACGGCGGCCCCGGTGGCGGCACGGATCCGAAGCAGCGCCGGTT
It encodes the following:
- a CDS encoding methyltransferase domain-containing protein, with amino-acid sequence MSNAYSKDLERWMPRLIAVWRASRGRTEGPEGRLTPQEVKEVAAGVKQLSLGLTRERQLAGARYMDDPRLLGAYLLFYWPVSYAQARQVLGELPSRPRHVLDLGSGPGPVAFAAMDAGGGEVTAADRSKAALTLARALATEAGEALATREWDPMKKGTELPEGQYDLITLGHVVNELYGATDEALKPRAALLEAVLGKVKRGGSVLVLEPALRETSRNLLKVRDLLVERGYAVRAPCMYRGACPALVKETDWCHAERAWPMPRVVEELAKAAGLHKEALKMSYLVLAPKGESWPEPPPGRLFRIVSESLEGKGRQRYIGCGPEGRVGLAMQDKHRTEQNERFFHLQRGDVIAVTQTEAKGDGIAMGEGSEVRMVAQAGRGVPPPPREPEPAATPPKA